Genomic segment of Candidatus Cloacimonadota bacterium:
GCAAGTTAATATTGCCACAAAGCCGGATCCTACATTAGCTTTGGAATTAGCTCAAAAGCTAAAAATTGATCCTTGCCAGATTGCTTTAGTGGGAGATATGCCTGTAGATATTCAAACTGCAGGAAACGCAGGCATGATTGCTATTGGTGCTGCTTGGGGTTTTGCAGGCAAAGATGCTTTAATCGCTGCCGGTGCAGAGATGGTGTTTGATACTCCAACAGACTTAGCCAACTATCTAGAAACGCAGCCAATTATATAGTTATCTGATGATAAGTTTCAGAAAAGAGTTGTGGTTTAATACCACAAAGAGGCGAGAATACATTAATATTACAGATCAAGTGCAAGCCGCCCTGTTTGAATCGGGGGTCAGGGAAGGTTTGCTCTTAGTAAATTCTATGCATATTACAGCCAGTATTTTTGTTAATGACGATGAATCTGGATTACATGCAGATTTTGAGACTTGGTTAGAAAAACTCGCACCGGAAAAACCGTACAATCAATATCATCATAATGGATTTGAAGATAATGCTGATGCTCATTTAAAAAGACAATTAATGGGACGAGAGGTTGTAGTTGCCATTACAGATGGTAAGCTCGATCTGGGCACCTGGGAACAAATATTCTACGGCGAATACGATGGCAAGCGCCGAAAACGAGTATTAGTAAAAATAATTGGCGAATAACAATGAATAGCCTTGGTTATGCCAAGGCTATTTTTATTAAACGGAACCAGTAATGCTCCGATGAGATTGAATCAAGATGTCATTATCCGCAATCACTTGAAATAATAATACAAGCCTCCAGCAGGGATATACATGGTTAAATCATCTTTATAGTTCATTGTGATTGGGATTTCTATGCTTAAGTGAAAGCGATCCGAAAGTGAGAACTCAAATCCGGGACCCACACCTAAAGTCCATCTATCTCTCTGTTTCCAACTACTCTGTGTTCTAGATGTATAAAGTCGCTCTGATCTGAAAGAATATGAGCCGCCTGCGATTATATAGAAATTGTAGGTTTTGGCTTCGAGTAAGGGGATAAGATAATTTGCTCCCAAGAGGATTGTTCTTTTACCGTGAACAATGGGGTTTTCTTCTGTAGGAGAGTAACTAAAGCTTGGGTTATCATTATCGGAAGTATAAGCAGCTAATGTGCCCTGAATACCGCCAATACTACTCCAGTGACGAATACTG
This window contains:
- a CDS encoding secondary thiamine-phosphate synthase enzyme YjbQ; this encodes MISFRKELWFNTTKRREYINITDQVQAALFESGVREGLLLVNSMHITASIFVNDDESGLHADFETWLEKLAPEKPYNQYHHNGFEDNADAHLKRQLMGREVVVAITDGKLDLGTWEQIFYGEYDGKRRKRVLVKIIGE